From Daucus carota subsp. sativus chromosome 6, DH1 v3.0, whole genome shotgun sequence, the proteins below share one genomic window:
- the LOC108226468 gene encoding uncharacterized protein LOC108226468 isoform X1: protein MGIHRGINCHPESLLSGPRACIQRHVASYRHRCGRRRLVNLRATTTAGIISLLKLVEYRRMAHTRHCRTALEKISNRLMHQPILFAAQGLRYRKLDVILTSSIDKLGKSGEVVKVAPGHFRNHLMPKLLAVPNIDKFAYLISEQQKIHQTDGIEEVKVVMKNEEDINKEYHTAAKRLDDAKLVLKRYIKIDNELREPVTKEEIVAEVARQLCVRIEPGNLHLPTSLSSLGEFEVPLLLPKIIPLPAGKVQWTLDVKIRWK, encoded by the exons ATGGGTATCCATCGGGGTATAAATTGCCATCCAGAGTCTCTGCTCTCTGGTCCCCGAGCTTGTATACAGCGACACGTAGCTTCGTATCGCCACCGTTGCGGCCGCCGGCGACTTGTTAACCTCCGCGCCACAACTACTGCTGGTATCATCTCTCTACTGAAACTAG TTGAATATAGAAGGATGGCCCATACGCGGCACTGTAGAACTGCACTTGAAAAAATCTCGAATAGGTTAATGCACCAGCCTATTCTGTTCGCTGCTCAAGGGCTTCGATATCGAAAATTGGATGTTATTCTTACTAGT AGTATAGACAAGCTAGGGAAATCTGGAGAGGTTGTAAAAGTAGCTCCGGGGCATTTTCGAAATCATCTCATGCCTAAATTGCTTGCTGTTCCCAATATCGACAAGTTTGCTTATCTCATCAGCGAGCAACAGAAG ATTCACCAAACTGATGGGATTGAAGAGGTTAAAGTCGTTATGAAGAATGAGGAAGATATAAACAAAGAATACCATACAGCAGCGAAACGTCTGGATGATGCTAAGCTG GTCTTGAAGAGGTATATCAAAATTGATAATGAACTGCGTGAACCCGTGACTAAAGAAGAAATTGTGGCTGag GTAGCGAGGCAGCTATGTGTCCGCATTGAGCCTGGAAACCTACATCTACCAACTTCTTTGTCATCTTTGGGGGAGTTCGAGGTACCACTCCTCTTGCCCAAGATCATTCCTTTGCCAGCAGGAAAGGTCCAGTGGACACTTGATGTTAAAATTCGTTGGAAATAA
- the LOC108226468 gene encoding uncharacterized protein LOC108226468 isoform X3: MGIHRGINCHPESLLSGPRACIQRHVASYRHRCGRRRLVNLRATTTAGIISLLKLVEYRRMAHTRHCRTALEKISNRLMHQPILFAAQGLRYRKLDVILTSSIDKLGKSGEVVKVAPGHFRNHLMPKLLAVPNIDKFAYLISEQQKIHQTDGIEEVKVVMKNEEDINKEYHTAAKRLDDAKLVARQLCVRIEPGNLHLPTSLSSLGEFEVPLLLPKIIPLPAGKVQWTLDVKIRWK; encoded by the exons ATGGGTATCCATCGGGGTATAAATTGCCATCCAGAGTCTCTGCTCTCTGGTCCCCGAGCTTGTATACAGCGACACGTAGCTTCGTATCGCCACCGTTGCGGCCGCCGGCGACTTGTTAACCTCCGCGCCACAACTACTGCTGGTATCATCTCTCTACTGAAACTAG TTGAATATAGAAGGATGGCCCATACGCGGCACTGTAGAACTGCACTTGAAAAAATCTCGAATAGGTTAATGCACCAGCCTATTCTGTTCGCTGCTCAAGGGCTTCGATATCGAAAATTGGATGTTATTCTTACTAGT AGTATAGACAAGCTAGGGAAATCTGGAGAGGTTGTAAAAGTAGCTCCGGGGCATTTTCGAAATCATCTCATGCCTAAATTGCTTGCTGTTCCCAATATCGACAAGTTTGCTTATCTCATCAGCGAGCAACAGAAG ATTCACCAAACTGATGGGATTGAAGAGGTTAAAGTCGTTATGAAGAATGAGGAAGATATAAACAAAGAATACCATACAGCAGCGAAACGTCTGGATGATGCTAAGCTG GTAGCGAGGCAGCTATGTGTCCGCATTGAGCCTGGAAACCTACATCTACCAACTTCTTTGTCATCTTTGGGGGAGTTCGAGGTACCACTCCTCTTGCCCAAGATCATTCCTTTGCCAGCAGGAAAGGTCCAGTGGACACTTGATGTTAAAATTCGTTGGAAATAA
- the LOC108226468 gene encoding uncharacterized protein LOC108226468 isoform X2: MGIHRGINCHPESLLSGPRACIQRHVASYRHRCGRRRLVNLRATTTAVEYRRMAHTRHCRTALEKISNRLMHQPILFAAQGLRYRKLDVILTSSIDKLGKSGEVVKVAPGHFRNHLMPKLLAVPNIDKFAYLISEQQKIHQTDGIEEVKVVMKNEEDINKEYHTAAKRLDDAKLVLKRYIKIDNELREPVTKEEIVAEVARQLCVRIEPGNLHLPTSLSSLGEFEVPLLLPKIIPLPAGKVQWTLDVKIRWK; this comes from the exons ATGGGTATCCATCGGGGTATAAATTGCCATCCAGAGTCTCTGCTCTCTGGTCCCCGAGCTTGTATACAGCGACACGTAGCTTCGTATCGCCACCGTTGCGGCCGCCGGCGACTTGTTAACCTCCGCGCCACAACTACTGCTG TTGAATATAGAAGGATGGCCCATACGCGGCACTGTAGAACTGCACTTGAAAAAATCTCGAATAGGTTAATGCACCAGCCTATTCTGTTCGCTGCTCAAGGGCTTCGATATCGAAAATTGGATGTTATTCTTACTAGT AGTATAGACAAGCTAGGGAAATCTGGAGAGGTTGTAAAAGTAGCTCCGGGGCATTTTCGAAATCATCTCATGCCTAAATTGCTTGCTGTTCCCAATATCGACAAGTTTGCTTATCTCATCAGCGAGCAACAGAAG ATTCACCAAACTGATGGGATTGAAGAGGTTAAAGTCGTTATGAAGAATGAGGAAGATATAAACAAAGAATACCATACAGCAGCGAAACGTCTGGATGATGCTAAGCTG GTCTTGAAGAGGTATATCAAAATTGATAATGAACTGCGTGAACCCGTGACTAAAGAAGAAATTGTGGCTGag GTAGCGAGGCAGCTATGTGTCCGCATTGAGCCTGGAAACCTACATCTACCAACTTCTTTGTCATCTTTGGGGGAGTTCGAGGTACCACTCCTCTTGCCCAAGATCATTCCTTTGCCAGCAGGAAAGGTCCAGTGGACACTTGATGTTAAAATTCGTTGGAAATAA
- the LOC108226468 gene encoding uncharacterized protein LOC108226468 isoform X4, translating to MAHTRHCRTALEKISNRLMHQPILFAAQGLRYRKLDVILTSSIDKLGKSGEVVKVAPGHFRNHLMPKLLAVPNIDKFAYLISEQQKIHQTDGIEEVKVVMKNEEDINKEYHTAAKRLDDAKLVLKRYIKIDNELREPVTKEEIVAEVARQLCVRIEPGNLHLPTSLSSLGEFEVPLLLPKIIPLPAGKVQWTLDVKIRWK from the exons ATGGCCCATACGCGGCACTGTAGAACTGCACTTGAAAAAATCTCGAATAGGTTAATGCACCAGCCTATTCTGTTCGCTGCTCAAGGGCTTCGATATCGAAAATTGGATGTTATTCTTACTAGT AGTATAGACAAGCTAGGGAAATCTGGAGAGGTTGTAAAAGTAGCTCCGGGGCATTTTCGAAATCATCTCATGCCTAAATTGCTTGCTGTTCCCAATATCGACAAGTTTGCTTATCTCATCAGCGAGCAACAGAAG ATTCACCAAACTGATGGGATTGAAGAGGTTAAAGTCGTTATGAAGAATGAGGAAGATATAAACAAAGAATACCATACAGCAGCGAAACGTCTGGATGATGCTAAGCTG GTCTTGAAGAGGTATATCAAAATTGATAATGAACTGCGTGAACCCGTGACTAAAGAAGAAATTGTGGCTGag GTAGCGAGGCAGCTATGTGTCCGCATTGAGCCTGGAAACCTACATCTACCAACTTCTTTGTCATCTTTGGGGGAGTTCGAGGTACCACTCCTCTTGCCCAAGATCATTCCTTTGCCAGCAGGAAAGGTCCAGTGGACACTTGATGTTAAAATTCGTTGGAAATAA
- the LOC108224901 gene encoding uncharacterized protein LOC108224901 isoform X2 yields the protein MPYCEVGKYQNTAEAAGNNGIKIFYETYGHGPVKVLLIIGLAGTHESWGPQIMGLAGTLTPNDQDWPDGDRSSDEVGGAHERLVEVCALDNRGMGRSSVPAKKSEYTTRIMAKDAIAVMDHLGWEKAHVFGHSMGAMISCKLAATVPDRILSLALLNVTGGGFECFPKLDRQTLSIAIRFLKAKTPEQRAAVDLDTHYTKEYLEELVGSKSRRAILYQEYVKGISSTGMQTNYGFDGQIHACWTHKMSQTEFELMRSSGFLVSVIHGRKDVIAQLRHARKLAERLHPFSRMVELPGGHLVSHERTEEVNQALLELIRASESDMDPLEWTNIPQPSAGWAVTRVSFYKRNSEAGNRTSSKFGVVEKIYLFFMYLFGLLILACEHFWRAVKSLRPARVEAVAS from the exons ATGCCTTATTGTGAGGTGGGAAAATACCAGAACACTGCAGAAGCCGCCGGCAACAATGGAATCAAGATTTTCTACGAAACGTACGGTCACGGCCCCGTCAAAGTGTTATTGATCATTG GATTAGCTGGCACACATGAATCGTGGGGTCCACAGATTATGGGGCTCGCCGGAACTTTGACGCCGAATGACCAGGATTGGCCGGACGGTGATCGGAGCTCAGATGAAGTTGGGGGGGCTCACGAGAGGCTTGTTGAGGTTTGTGCTTTGGATAATCGTGGAATGGGTCGTAGCTCTGTGCCTGCCAAGAAATCGGAGTACAC AACAAGAATCATGGCCAAAGATGCTATAGCTGTGATGGACCACTTGGGTTGGGAAAAAGCACATGTTTTTGGCCACTCCATGG GGGCTATGATAAGTTGCAAACTGGCAGCAACGGTGCCTGATAGAATTCTGTCCTTGGCTTTACTAAATGTCACTGGTGGTGGTTTTGAATGTTTCCCGAAG CTTGATCGACAAACTTTATCCATTGCTATTCGGTTCTTAAAAGCTAAAACTCCTGAACAAAGAGCAGCTGTTGACTTGGACACTCACTACACAAAG GAATATCTCGAGGAACTTGTTGGATCTAAATCTAGAAGAGCAATTTTGTATCAA GAATATGTCAAAGGCATATCATCAACTGGTATGCAGACAAATTATGGTTTTGATGGACAGATCCATGCATGCTGGACACACAAAATGTCGCAAACGGAGTTTGAGTTGATGCGGTCTTCTGGATTTTTGGTATCAGTTATTCATGGAAG GAAGGATGTTATTGCCCAGTTACGTCATGCAAGGAAACTTGCCGAGAGATTACACCCTTTTTCCAGAATGGTAGAACTTCCTGGTGGGCATCTTGTGAGTCATGAGAGGACTGAAGAG GTCAATCAAGCTCTCCTTGAGTTGATCAGGGCATCAGAAAGTGATATGGATCCACTTGAATGGACAAATATACCGCAGCCTAGCGCTG GGTGGGCAGTGACCAGAGTATCATTTTACAAGAGAAATTCAGAAGCTGGAAACAGAACATCTTCGAAGTTTGGCGTTGTGGAAAAGATATATCTATTCTTCATGTACCTCTTTGGTCTCCTCATATTGGCATGTGAGCATTTTTGGAGAGCAGTAAAAAGTTTAAGGCCAGCTAGAGTAGAAGCAGTGGCCTCATAA
- the LOC108224901 gene encoding uncharacterized protein LOC108224901 isoform X1, whose amino-acid sequence MPYCEVGKYQNTAEAAGNNGIKIFYETYGHGPVKVLLIIGLAGTHESWGPQIMGLAGTLTPNDQDWPDGDRSSDEVGGAHERLVEVCALDNRGMGRSSVPAKKSEYTTRIMAKDAIAVMDHLGWEKAHVFGHSMGAMISCKLAATVPDRILSLALLNVTGGGFECFPKLDRQTLSIAIRFLKAKTPEQRAAVDLDTHYTKEYLEELVGSKSRRAILYQEYVKGISSTGMQTNYGFDGQIHACWTHKMSQTEFELMRSSGFLVSVIHGRYNLTGIKFSFLHPIIPGQTTKTLFMTFRKDVIAQLRHARKLAERLHPFSRMVELPGGHLVSHERTEEVNQALLELIRASESDMDPLEWTNIPQPSAGWAVTRVSFYKRNSEAGNRTSSKFGVVEKIYLFFMYLFGLLILACEHFWRAVKSLRPARVEAVAS is encoded by the exons ATGCCTTATTGTGAGGTGGGAAAATACCAGAACACTGCAGAAGCCGCCGGCAACAATGGAATCAAGATTTTCTACGAAACGTACGGTCACGGCCCCGTCAAAGTGTTATTGATCATTG GATTAGCTGGCACACATGAATCGTGGGGTCCACAGATTATGGGGCTCGCCGGAACTTTGACGCCGAATGACCAGGATTGGCCGGACGGTGATCGGAGCTCAGATGAAGTTGGGGGGGCTCACGAGAGGCTTGTTGAGGTTTGTGCTTTGGATAATCGTGGAATGGGTCGTAGCTCTGTGCCTGCCAAGAAATCGGAGTACAC AACAAGAATCATGGCCAAAGATGCTATAGCTGTGATGGACCACTTGGGTTGGGAAAAAGCACATGTTTTTGGCCACTCCATGG GGGCTATGATAAGTTGCAAACTGGCAGCAACGGTGCCTGATAGAATTCTGTCCTTGGCTTTACTAAATGTCACTGGTGGTGGTTTTGAATGTTTCCCGAAG CTTGATCGACAAACTTTATCCATTGCTATTCGGTTCTTAAAAGCTAAAACTCCTGAACAAAGAGCAGCTGTTGACTTGGACACTCACTACACAAAG GAATATCTCGAGGAACTTGTTGGATCTAAATCTAGAAGAGCAATTTTGTATCAA GAATATGTCAAAGGCATATCATCAACTGGTATGCAGACAAATTATGGTTTTGATGGACAGATCCATGCATGCTGGACACACAAAATGTCGCAAACGGAGTTTGAGTTGATGCGGTCTTCTGGATTTTTGGTATCAGTTATTCATGGAAGGTACAACTTAACTGGCATTAAGTTTTCGTTTCTTCACCCAATTATACCTGGTCAGACTACTAAGACACTTTTCATGACTTTTAGGAAGGATGTTATTGCCCAGTTACGTCATGCAAGGAAACTTGCCGAGAGATTACACCCTTTTTCCAGAATGGTAGAACTTCCTGGTGGGCATCTTGTGAGTCATGAGAGGACTGAAGAG GTCAATCAAGCTCTCCTTGAGTTGATCAGGGCATCAGAAAGTGATATGGATCCACTTGAATGGACAAATATACCGCAGCCTAGCGCTG GGTGGGCAGTGACCAGAGTATCATTTTACAAGAGAAATTCAGAAGCTGGAAACAGAACATCTTCGAAGTTTGGCGTTGTGGAAAAGATATATCTATTCTTCATGTACCTCTTTGGTCTCCTCATATTGGCATGTGAGCATTTTTGGAGAGCAGTAAAAAGTTTAAGGCCAGCTAGAGTAGAAGCAGTGGCCTCATAA
- the LOC108226601 gene encoding protein ABIL2 isoform X3 produces MKTMMSSSKLPLFQELDNYDEFSMQQDLLFSDSLKDLKNLRKQLYSAAEFFEISYSNDDSKQIVVSTLKDYAIKALVNTVDHLGSATYKVNDLLDEKVYEVSGTETCVSSIEQRLRTCQTHLDREGLSEQSLMINTPKYHKHYILSAGETRYGANQPKTTYKECVPENQDHWHEIKNAVQEPIVENQPSSIRKGRPQSLSPRPQQPVKVLSTKNMARKDLVAQKRTVSPHRFPLSRAGSLSSRPTTPNSRATTPTSRSSKPNQSRSTTPNSKNGYPSEPRKSGSMHLHSDRGSRTENHQIPTKASRLLKALLSRRKSKKDDTLYTYLDEYY; encoded by the exons ATGAAAACAATGATGTCATCTTCTAAGCTTCCCCTCTTCCAAGAACTGGATAATTACGACGAGTTTTCCATGCAGCAGGACTTGCTCTTCTCAGATAGTCTCAAG GATTTGAAGAATCTGAGAAAGCAGTTGTACTCAGCTGctgaattttttgaaatttcttaCTCCAATGATGACTCAAAACAGAT AGTGGTTAGCACATTAAAAGATTATGCTATTAAGGCCCTTGTCAATACCGTGGACCACCTAGGATCTGCGACCTACAAAGTTAATGATCTTTTGGATGAGAAAGTTTACGAAGTTTCTGGAACAGAGACATGTGTATCTTCCATCGAACAG AGATTAAGGACATGTCAGACACATCTAGATCGCGAGGGGCTCTCCGAGCAGTCGTTGATGATAAACACCCCCAAATACCATAAGCATTATATTCTGTCAG cTGGAGAAACCAGATATGGTGCAAACCAACCTAAAACCACGTATAAAGAGTGTGTTCCAGAAAATCAAGATCACTGGCATGAAATTAAGAATG CTGTTCAAGAACCGATTGTCGAAAATCAACCATCTTCAATAAG AAAAGGGCGACCTCAGTCACTTTCTCCAAGACCTCAGCAACCTGTAAAGGTTCTATCCACTAAAAACATGGCCAGAAAGGATTTAG TTGCACAGAAGCGAACAGTTTCACCACATCGATTTCCACTTTCACGTGCGGGATCTCTCTCTAGCAGGCCTACCACTCCTAATTCAAGAGCCACAACTCCAACTTCAAGATCCAGCAAACCAAATCAAAGTAGATCTACCACACCAAACTCTAAAAATGGG TATCCCTCCGAGCCTCGAAAATCAGGCTCAATGCACCTCCATTCTGATAGAGGAAGCCGGACAGAGAATCATCAAATCCCCACCAAAGCAAGTCGTCTTCTCAAGGCATTGCTCAGTAGACGCAAATCGAAGAAAGATGACACATTATACACCTATTTAGATGAATACTATTAG
- the LOC108226601 gene encoding protein ABIL2 isoform X2 — translation MFRALILLTCKFSLLTLHFRASCGFVNLQIPRIRDIELQCISIMKTMMSSSKLPLFQELDNYDEFSMQQDLLFSDSLKDLKNLRKQLYSAAEFFEISYSNDDSKQIVVSTLKDYAIKALVNTVDHLGSATYKVNDLLDEKVYEVSGTETCVSSIEQRLRTCQTHLDREGLSEQSLMINTPKYHKHYILSAGETRYGANQPKTTYKECVPENQDHWHEIKNAVQEPIVENQPSSIRKGRPQSLSPRPQQPVKVLSTKNMARKDLVAQKRTVSPHRFPLSRAGSLSSRPTTPNSRATTPTSRSSKPNQSRSTTPNSKNGYPSEPRKSGSMHLHSDRGSRTENHQIPTKASRLLKALLSRRKSKKDDTLYTYLDEYY, via the exons ATGTTTCGGGCTTTAATTCTGCTTACATGCAAGTTTTCTCTCTTGACTCTACATTTTCGGGCTAGTTGTGGTTTTGTCAATTTACAGATTCCCAG AATAAGGGATATCGAACTCCAGTGTATATCAATAATGAAAACAATGATGTCATCTTCTAAGCTTCCCCTCTTCCAAGAACTGGATAATTACGACGAGTTTTCCATGCAGCAGGACTTGCTCTTCTCAGATAGTCTCAAG GATTTGAAGAATCTGAGAAAGCAGTTGTACTCAGCTGctgaattttttgaaatttcttaCTCCAATGATGACTCAAAACAGAT AGTGGTTAGCACATTAAAAGATTATGCTATTAAGGCCCTTGTCAATACCGTGGACCACCTAGGATCTGCGACCTACAAAGTTAATGATCTTTTGGATGAGAAAGTTTACGAAGTTTCTGGAACAGAGACATGTGTATCTTCCATCGAACAG AGATTAAGGACATGTCAGACACATCTAGATCGCGAGGGGCTCTCCGAGCAGTCGTTGATGATAAACACCCCCAAATACCATAAGCATTATATTCTGTCAG cTGGAGAAACCAGATATGGTGCAAACCAACCTAAAACCACGTATAAAGAGTGTGTTCCAGAAAATCAAGATCACTGGCATGAAATTAAGAATG CTGTTCAAGAACCGATTGTCGAAAATCAACCATCTTCAATAAG AAAAGGGCGACCTCAGTCACTTTCTCCAAGACCTCAGCAACCTGTAAAGGTTCTATCCACTAAAAACATGGCCAGAAAGGATTTAG TTGCACAGAAGCGAACAGTTTCACCACATCGATTTCCACTTTCACGTGCGGGATCTCTCTCTAGCAGGCCTACCACTCCTAATTCAAGAGCCACAACTCCAACTTCAAGATCCAGCAAACCAAATCAAAGTAGATCTACCACACCAAACTCTAAAAATGGG TATCCCTCCGAGCCTCGAAAATCAGGCTCAATGCACCTCCATTCTGATAGAGGAAGCCGGACAGAGAATCATCAAATCCCCACCAAAGCAAGTCGTCTTCTCAAGGCATTGCTCAGTAGACGCAAATCGAAGAAAGATGACACATTATACACCTATTTAGATGAATACTATTAG
- the LOC108226601 gene encoding protein ABIL2 isoform X1 produces the protein MFRALILLTCKFSLLTLHFRASCGFVNLQIPSFRIRDIELQCISIMKTMMSSSKLPLFQELDNYDEFSMQQDLLFSDSLKDLKNLRKQLYSAAEFFEISYSNDDSKQIVVSTLKDYAIKALVNTVDHLGSATYKVNDLLDEKVYEVSGTETCVSSIEQRLRTCQTHLDREGLSEQSLMINTPKYHKHYILSAGETRYGANQPKTTYKECVPENQDHWHEIKNAVQEPIVENQPSSIRKGRPQSLSPRPQQPVKVLSTKNMARKDLVAQKRTVSPHRFPLSRAGSLSSRPTTPNSRATTPTSRSSKPNQSRSTTPNSKNGYPSEPRKSGSMHLHSDRGSRTENHQIPTKASRLLKALLSRRKSKKDDTLYTYLDEYY, from the exons ATGTTTCGGGCTTTAATTCTGCTTACATGCAAGTTTTCTCTCTTGACTCTACATTTTCGGGCTAGTTGTGGTTTTGTCAATTTACAGATTCCCAG TTTCAGAATAAGGGATATCGAACTCCAGTGTATATCAATAATGAAAACAATGATGTCATCTTCTAAGCTTCCCCTCTTCCAAGAACTGGATAATTACGACGAGTTTTCCATGCAGCAGGACTTGCTCTTCTCAGATAGTCTCAAG GATTTGAAGAATCTGAGAAAGCAGTTGTACTCAGCTGctgaattttttgaaatttcttaCTCCAATGATGACTCAAAACAGAT AGTGGTTAGCACATTAAAAGATTATGCTATTAAGGCCCTTGTCAATACCGTGGACCACCTAGGATCTGCGACCTACAAAGTTAATGATCTTTTGGATGAGAAAGTTTACGAAGTTTCTGGAACAGAGACATGTGTATCTTCCATCGAACAG AGATTAAGGACATGTCAGACACATCTAGATCGCGAGGGGCTCTCCGAGCAGTCGTTGATGATAAACACCCCCAAATACCATAAGCATTATATTCTGTCAG cTGGAGAAACCAGATATGGTGCAAACCAACCTAAAACCACGTATAAAGAGTGTGTTCCAGAAAATCAAGATCACTGGCATGAAATTAAGAATG CTGTTCAAGAACCGATTGTCGAAAATCAACCATCTTCAATAAG AAAAGGGCGACCTCAGTCACTTTCTCCAAGACCTCAGCAACCTGTAAAGGTTCTATCCACTAAAAACATGGCCAGAAAGGATTTAG TTGCACAGAAGCGAACAGTTTCACCACATCGATTTCCACTTTCACGTGCGGGATCTCTCTCTAGCAGGCCTACCACTCCTAATTCAAGAGCCACAACTCCAACTTCAAGATCCAGCAAACCAAATCAAAGTAGATCTACCACACCAAACTCTAAAAATGGG TATCCCTCCGAGCCTCGAAAATCAGGCTCAATGCACCTCCATTCTGATAGAGGAAGCCGGACAGAGAATCATCAAATCCCCACCAAAGCAAGTCGTCTTCTCAAGGCATTGCTCAGTAGACGCAAATCGAAGAAAGATGACACATTATACACCTATTTAGATGAATACTATTAG